Genomic DNA from Clostridium sp. BJN0013:
AACTTAGAAAAGATAATGCCAGATTCAAATGAATTTGTAGCAGAAAGAGTTAAAAAGTTAAATAAGCTTTATGAATTGGGAGTTAATCCATATCCTTATAGCTACAAAAATATAACTCATACTAAGGATATTTTTGATAACTTTGAAAATATAAAAGAAGAACAAGAATTCACATTAGCAGGAAGAGTTATGCTAATAAGAAGGATGGGAAATGCCACATTTGCCAATATTGTAGATGAAAAAGGAAATATACAAATATTCTTAAGTAAAAAGCTAATAGGTGCTAAAAGTTATAAAATCTTAAAATTAATTGATGTAGGAGATATTATTGGAGTTGATGGAGCTGTATTTAAGACACAGACAGGTGAAATCACTATTAGAGTAAATCAGTTTGAATTATTGTCAAAGTCCATTAGAACACTTCCAGAAAAATATCACGGTATACAAGATGCTGACTTAAGGCAAAGACATCGTTCATTAGATATGATAATGAATGAGGGTGTTAAAGAACGATTTATTAAACGTTCAAAAGCCATAACAGCTATCAGGGAATATTTAAACAATTTAAACTTTATTGAGGCAGATACTCCTATTCTGGATACTAAATACGGTGGAGGAGAAGCAAAGCCATTTACAACATTTGTTAACGCATTGGATTGTAATGTATATATGAATGTTTCTCCAGAATTATATTTAAAAAGACTCATAGTTGGAGGAATTGAAAGAGTTTATACCTTTGCAAGAGCTTTTAGAAATGAGGGAATTGATAGAACACATTATCCAGAATTTAGCTTGTTTGAATGTTATATGTCTTATGCTGACTATAATGACATGATGAAACTTATGGAGAATATATATGAATATGTATTTAATAAGGTTAATGGAACAACAAAGATTCAGTATGGAGACGTAGAAATTGATTTTAAAGCTCCGTGGAAGAGAGCGAAGATGTGTGACCTTGTAAAAAAGGATACAGGAATTGATGTTGAGACACTTACCATGGAAGAAATTATTAAAAGTATTAAGGACAATGAGCTCTTAATAGAAAGTCAAAATGAGGGGTTAGTTATTGATGAATGTTCAAAGGGAGAATTAATAATTAATTTGTTTGAAGTGTATTCTGAAAAGAAACTAATTCAACCAACCTTTGTTATAGACTTTCCTGAAGAATCTTCTCCGTTATGTAAGATTCATAGACATAACTCGGATTTAATTGAAAGGTTTGAACCTTATGCTTATGGTGTTGAGCTTGGGAACGCTTATTCAGAACTTAATGACCCATTGAAGCAAAGAATACTTTTGCATGAACAAGCGTCAAAACTAAGAGCTGGGCTTGAAACAGCAAGTCCAATGGATGAGGAATTCGCTGTTGCTATCGATACTGCAATGCCACCAACTGGAGGATTAGGAATAGGTATTGATAGAATGATAATGTTTCTTACTGGTTCTTATACCATAAAAGATATTATAGCATTTCCTCTAATTAAAAGATAATAATAAAATAATATATACAATATAAGAAAAAGGACTCATATCACTGATAAAAAGTGTTGATATGAGTCCTTCTGTTGTTATATGTTATTTAATTTTTTATATGTATTTTTAGTTACAAAAAATTTTAATAATGATATATTCTTAGTTGATGGAAGGTTTTCTTTAACTTAATTGACTCAAGTTTAATTAATTCGCATTAATTCACTTTTGTGATATTTTATATATTCAGTAAGTTATGTTAACTTAAAATTTATACTAAATATTTAATAATAAACAAATACTAAAGTTAGAATTACAATATTTTCTCTAACGAGTAAAAATAAAACTCAAATTATAAAATTTGAGTAATATTATTACAAAAAGAATTATATTCATTTACCAATCCTAAATCTTCTCAAGTTCTTCTATATTTATTCTTCAGTCCATTCAACAAATGTCTTGATCCAAAATGGCTGAGCTTTCGTCTTTACCAGCATCCATACTTTGCTTAAGTTTAAGCAATTCAATATATTTTTCAGCTTCCTTTTTTAAATCATCATCCAAAGAAGATATATCATCTAATATTTTTTTATCTTTATCTGAGTATTTTTTTGGAATGTTGCTTTCAATTTCCGGTTCTTTTTTATCTGTATTACCTAGTAGATAATCTACTGAAACAGTAAAATATTTAGCTAATTTTAATAGCATTTCGGGATCTGGCATACTTCTCCCTTGTTCATAATATCCATAACCACTTTTAGATATTCCTATGGCTTTAGCAACATCTTCTTGCTTTACATTTTTAGCATATCTTAGTTTTTTTAAAGCAGTGGAAATTTTTACATCCATCTTAGCTGGTTCTGAAACTTGTTCTATATTACTATGAGTATTTTTATTATTTAGCATTAATTGTATTAGTTTTAATCTCTCTGGATCTTTCTTGATTTCCTCTAATAGTTCATTATAACTCATCTTAGTTAATTTATCAGGGTATAATTCTGATAATGCTTTATGTAAAAATGCACTAGAACCACATTCCGGATCAATAATAGAACCTGCTAATTGATCCAATGTAACATTAAAAAATTTAGCAAGCATTTTTAACGTTTCTAAATCTGGTTCTCTCCTACCAGTTTCATAATGAGCATAAGTAGCTCTATTTATATTTAATAGTTTACTCAATTCATCTTGTGTTAATCCTTTTCTAGTTCTAAGTTCTTTTAAATTATGTGCTATATTCATAAATTACACCTCACTTTATATTATCAAAAAATGATACAAAAACAAACACATGATACAAAAAGTATATTTTTTTGTAAAGCATATTGACAACGATACAAAAAGCAACTATAATCTAAACATAGATACAAAATGTATCAAAAAATATTTAGAAAGGAGAAACGTATGAAGAAGTATAGTCTAAAAGAACTCAGAGTTAAAAAGAATAAAACTCAAAAAGAGATTTCAAAAGCTATAGAAATAAATCGTGCTACATACTCGCATTATGAAAATGGATTAAGAATTCCTAAAATTGATATAGCAGGTAAACTTGCATCATATTTTGGTGTCATGGTAGAAAATATTAATTTTTTACCCCAAAATGATACAATAAGCCACAATAAGCAAAAGGAGATAGCGAGCTAATGATTAAATTAGTATTCCTAGAGCCTAACAAAATTGATGCTGTTCCT
This window encodes:
- the lysS gene encoding lysine--tRNA ligase; translated protein: MYKEFESIENLEKIMPDSNEFVAERVKKLNKLYELGVNPYPYSYKNITHTKDIFDNFENIKEEQEFTLAGRVMLIRRMGNATFANIVDEKGNIQIFLSKKLIGAKSYKILKLIDVGDIIGVDGAVFKTQTGEITIRVNQFELLSKSIRTLPEKYHGIQDADLRQRHRSLDMIMNEGVKERFIKRSKAITAIREYLNNLNFIEADTPILDTKYGGGEAKPFTTFVNALDCNVYMNVSPELYLKRLIVGGIERVYTFARAFRNEGIDRTHYPEFSLFECYMSYADYNDMMKLMENIYEYVFNKVNGTTKIQYGDVEIDFKAPWKRAKMCDLVKKDTGIDVETLTMEEIIKSIKDNELLIESQNEGLVIDECSKGELIINLFEVYSEKKLIQPTFVIDFPEESSPLCKIHRHNSDLIERFEPYAYGVELGNAYSELNDPLKQRILLHEQASKLRAGLETASPMDEEFAVAIDTAMPPTGGLGIGIDRMIMFLTGSYTIKDIIAFPLIKR
- a CDS encoding helix-turn-helix domain-containing protein, whose amino-acid sequence is MNIAHNLKELRTRKGLTQDELSKLLNINRATYAHYETGRREPDLETLKMLAKFFNVTLDQLAGSIIDPECGSSAFLHKALSELYPDKLTKMSYNELLEEIKKDPERLKLIQLMLNNKNTHSNIEQVSEPAKMDVKISTALKKLRYAKNVKQEDVAKAIGISKSGYGYYEQGRSMPDPEMLLKLAKYFTVSVDYLLGNTDKKEPEIESNIPKKYSDKDKKILDDISSLDDDLKKEAEKYIELLKLKQSMDAGKDESSAILDQDIC
- a CDS encoding helix-turn-helix transcriptional regulator, whose amino-acid sequence is MKKYSLKELRVKKNKTQKEISKAIEINRATYSHYENGLRIPKIDIAGKLASYFGVMVENINFLPQNDTISHNKQKEIAS